A single Watersipora subatra chromosome 7, tzWatSuba1.1, whole genome shotgun sequence DNA region contains:
- the LOC137400712 gene encoding protein giant-like, with protein sequence MNQLADSSTYDKDASVNGESSLSDLDNEISGSERTTPNSHFNQAYRNINNLTTSPFINSSFALTNTPFPSLAAFNPFSLLQSANGSIPAAYGLDPLAMATALQSASLGTYASDSSLASSSSWNKYFDRLNGRKRRQVKSPSPTDLTTSSSAELLAVKKLKTMQTQPTSTSSNSLTEKKDDGYWDRRRKNNEAAKRSRDAKRMKEVHIAQKAEFLERENVELKAQISLLKGESANLQFLLFNNKLSANQAVTTSTTPPTSVSNLMNRAV encoded by the coding sequence ATGAATCAATTAGCTGACAGCAGTACATATGACAAAGATGCCTCCGTTAATGGTGAATCGTCTCTCTCTGACCTAGATAACGAAATATCAGGATCAGAACGGACAACTCCCAATAGCCACTTCAACCAAGCCTACCGCAATATAAACAATCTCACAACAAGTCCATTTATAAACAGTTCATTTGCTCTCACCAATACACCATTTCCTTCTCTAGCAGCTTTTAACCCCTTCAGTCTGTTACAGTCAGCTAACGGCAGCATACCAGCAGCCTATGGTCTAGATCCACTCGCAATGGCCACAGCACTTCAGTCCGCATCTCTTGGCACGTACGCAAGCGATAGTTCACTTGCATCGTCTTCTTCTTGGAATAAATACTTCGATCGACTAAATGGTCGAAAACGTCGGCAGGTAAAATCTCCATCGCCAACCGATTTAACGACATCGTCTTCAGCTGAGCTACTCGctgtaaaaaaactaaaaacaatgcAAACCCAACCCACTTCGACCTCTTCAAACAGCCTTACAGAGAAAAAGGATGATGGTTATTGGGATCGCAGACGAAAAAATAATGAAGCTGCCAAAAGGTCGCGCGATGCCAAAAGAATGAAAGAAGTGCATATAGCTCAAAAGGCTGAATTCCTGGAAAGAGAAAATGTTGAACTTAAAGCTCAAATAAGCTTGCTTAAAGGAGAATCGGCAAATCTacagtttttattattcaacAACAAACTAAGTGCTAATCAGGCAGTTACAACTTCGACCACACCTCCAACATCTGTCTCCAACCTCATGAACCGTGCTGTATAG